The following coding sequences lie in one Apium graveolens cultivar Ventura chromosome 3, ASM990537v1, whole genome shotgun sequence genomic window:
- the LOC141715146 gene encoding secreted RxLR effector protein 161-like, producing MYLTNNTRPDIAFAVNLLARFSYDPTKGHWDGIKHIFRYLRGTTDLGLFFLKNSRSRLVGYADVGYMSDPHFGRSQTGYLFTYYDTAISWKSTKQTMAATSSNHAELLAIHEASRECIWLRSVIQHIRESCGLSSISDNPTVLFEENSAYVKQLKKGYIKGDRTKHILPKFFYTHELQENGDIDVQQVRSCDNLADILTKSIPTSTFEKLRNNMGMRRLKSLLHRNVKM from the coding sequence ATGTATCTTACAAACAACACACGACCTGATATTGCATTTGCAGTGAACCTGTTGGCAAGATTTAGTTATGACCCTACTAAAGGGCATTGGGATGGAATAAAACATATATTCAGATATCTTCGAGGGACCACCGATCTTGGACTATTCTTCCTAAAAAATTCAAGATCACGTCTAGTTGGATATGCAGATGTTGGATACATGTCAGATCCTCACTTTGGGCGATCACAAACAGGTTACCTATTTACATATTATGATACTGCTATCTCTTGGAAGTCTACAAAACAGACTATGGCTGCAACTTCATCAAACCACGCAGAGTTATTAGCAATTCATGAAGCAAGCAGAGAATGTATTTGGCTAAGGTCAGTCATTCAACATATTCGAGAATCATGTGGATTATCAAGTATTTCAGATAATCCTACAGTTTTATTCGAGGAAAACTCGGCCTACGTCAAACAACTTAAGAAAGGATATATTAAAGGGGATCGAACAAAACACATATTgccaaaattcttctacactcatgaACTTCAAGAAAATGGTGATATTGATGTCCAACAAGTTCGTTCATGCGATAATCTGGCGGATATACTTACAAAGTCAATACCTACATCAACATTTGAGAAGCTGAGAAATAATATGGGTATGCGGAGGTTAAAAAGTTTGCTACATCGAAATGTCAAAatgtga